DNA sequence from the Centropristis striata isolate RG_2023a ecotype Rhode Island chromosome 17, C.striata_1.0, whole genome shotgun sequence genome:
ttcactctgctgacagaaaaaaaacagctcctCCTCTTCAGTCTGCACATGTGTATCCCCTAGGTCACATGTGTCAAAGTGGGCTGTCTGAAGACAGCCCCGATTACATGGGTGCAGTcatgtgtgctcctgcttggttggaatgagGACTTGCATccacttggccctttcctggatcgctttgacacccctgccctaGGTGCAGCCATGGAGCTTTTCACCCTGATGTTTCTGctgtcagcagcagctgctgaagGTAAAAtggatcaatatttttattaataagcAGTGTGGAATACCAGTAATTTTAACTGCTGtcacatatttataaacataatacCTGGCGTTTTACGAGTTGCATCTCCTATCTACTGTGGGGAACATTGTTTAATAACtgaacactacatcacagctgcctataaaaaaaagaaatgtatgaaaataaaatgtttgagagaTCGCTAAGAGCTGGATTCGACTCACCTAAGCAAAATTAAATAGCACATTATCCATCAGCTATACAGGTTGAGCCATTCATCTTCTCTAAGTCTCCGTGACTTCAATTATTTATCCTTTAAGTTGCTTACCTCAGTGTCCAGGTAACGATCGATCTAAAACAATTACCATCCCCTGGATGTTGATTCTTGTCTTGTTGTCTTTCATAGAGATAACAGTTTCCCCTGGAGATGATGTGACTCTGAGTTGTGAGGCTGGTAGCGGCTTCATCAGAGCGGTGGAGTGGACCAGACCTGACCTGGAGGAAGAAGAGTACGTCCTCTTTTACACCGATGGACACTCAGACCCAAAGCAGCAGCATGAGTCCTTCAGGGACAGGGTGCAGCTGGTGGACAGACAGCTACAGGACAGAGACGTGTCTTTAATTCTGAAGAACGTGACGAACAACGATGCTGGAACGTACGAGTGTCGAGTTTCTCTGGACGCTTCAAGACGAAACAAGAGAGCCATCATTGGGGACGAGGAGCCGATCAGTGTCATCCATCTGATGGTCAAAGACAGAGGTGAGttagtgtgcgtgtgtgtgtgtgtgtgtgtgtgactgttccCTCCCAAACACCCGCCGACCAATCAGGAGTCAgttacagctgtcaatcatgacgtcACAGCCTCGTTTTATAGAATCAAATAACTCATTAAAACCAAACTGATCAGAAACAtgaacacttgaacaaacatcagcCTGATAAAAACAGCTTCAACtgacagaaacatttatttgatctctactttgagtttttagtttCATGTCCCATCCAgtaacatggagggggcggggcttattttcaaatgtaaagGACGTTCTGAAACTGTGATTCGAGCGTTTCACCACCGCGTCAGATCAGCACCAACGACGATTCCTGCTTCAAACAGGACGCTGTTCCATGTTCAGCCTGACtcatatctgtttttttttttttattttttttttttatttattttattaatttagacaaaacacaacacaaatcaccaatgaacaaacagagaaaaacaagaacaaaacaaaaaacaccgcaacaacaaaatcacaaaaccaacccaaataaataaataaaaccacaataataaacaagaaccttaacacatcaaaactaaaacaagacacaaacatacatcaaacataattaccacataaaacacacagtatatcagtaaacttgataacctaagaaaaaataaatagaaaagggttaagttaaattaaatgccAGCCTTCCCCTTCAATAAATCTTTTCCACCTTTCCAAATACCGTCCAACATCACCATTCCTATTAGCAATAtaaccttccaaaacaaaataacgtttaataagcatcctaaattgattaatattcaaagaatctgcattgacagctttaaaaataaatcttttcccCAACAAgatgattaaattaataatataactgcTTGTCTCTGTAACATCACCTAGTATAACCGAAAAGaaattgcattcaaaacttaactTCATTGTAGTACACATCCTCTGAACCTCCCTCCAAAAGACAGAGACAACATGacaataccaaaaaagatgtattgtTGATTCAGGTTCCATTGAACAAAAACGACACTCATCCGACTCAACAATACCccaaattttaagcattttcctagtagataaaaaattgtaaataatCTTTAACTGAAAGGatcttaaaaatgtgtctaCTGTTGTTCTGAATATTAACTTAAATACTTGTTCCCATGGGATAGGAAAATCAAAAGTATCCtcccattttttatatatattatacggGGTAACCACTAGCGATCTAGAGGTTAGATGAAATTTATACACAactccatttattttatttctttttaaccaTCTTCTGTTTCTTATAGAAGGCTGGCAAACTAGTAGCTTTGACGTCCCACTATTGATCTTTTGTTTCCAATCCCTTCCTATGGCAGAGATCGATTGATTATATGAGTAAGGGGAACAGATTGTATCATATATTTCAATGAACTGGCTATATTTCATAAGTTTC
Encoded proteins:
- the LOC131989266 gene encoding uncharacterized protein LOC131989266, which encodes MELFTLMFLLSAAAAEEITVSPGDDVTLSCEAGSGFIRAVEWTRPDLEEEEYVLFYTDGHSDPKQQHESFRDRVQLVDRQLQDRDVSLILKNVTNNDAGTYECRVSLDASRRNKRAIIGDEEPISVIHLMVKDRDSSDENPEGGNFSRGNLGLVLAVVGVVLVCCIAVVLIWKHNQTEAENSTPPAASSDPAGVGLINMSPSSLQPAADSPPV